The DNA sequence CAGTGTATGATATCTCTTGAAATTGATACCTCATCCAACCTTGTGCTGTTATTATTGGTTTTAATGTTCTTTCTTGGTGGAATTTTGCACTTGAATCGAGAATTTTTTGGTGATGCAGTAACCTGTTCAGGTTTTGATCTGCCAGTTGTAAATTTTATCAAAGTTTTACTGTACTATTGTCTCAATTTTTCTCAGTTTTCTTAATTTTGTAAAAGGACACATTTTTTCCCTACTTGGGTGGTTTTGAATGTCTTCCATTTTATAGATTTTTAAACAAATTGCTTCTGCTTTGAAATCATTGTTCCTTTTTATCTGTAATtcctgatttcttactttcagaACGTCGACTTTGCCCGCTATGTTTGTGTTCGGGAAGGCTTCTATCGACATAAAAGATTGCGCTGATCTAATAGGTCACTGCTTATCATCTACCAACAAACCTATTCTGGTATGTGCCacttatacatgcatatatattataAGTACCTAtgttttttttgtattaaattcTATCTGTCTGTTATGTGCAAAAGGCTATTGGTTAAGGAAAGATTTTTCTGCTGCTTAAATAAGAGAAAATGGAAGTGCTAAAACATGTGAGGCAGAATAGCATGGCAACCTATTCAAGCTTCTTAAAATATTCATTATAAATTCAATGGATGCTTGTAGAGACATAGTGATGCAGGGAGTTCCTTGTCCTCTACATTCGGATTTTAATGGAAGTTCCACTGATTCCAAATCTCAATCGTGTAGACATTAAAATGTGTTTTGGTAGATTTATGATTTGCCTACATGTTTTTGTTAATCAAATGCTTTGTCGCCATCAAGGATTAGACCTTGAACTAAATCATAAGATCTTATAAGGATCTCATTGTCATTAGCACACTGTGCTGGCTGACACATTGCATGTCCTATTTTGATCACACTACTTGTTGATAGGCATGCTGGAGtcaccaattatttcttttctttttttggtttttttagGGGTGTGAACTAGGTAAAGAAAGTTATTATAAACATGTTTCTATAGCTTAGATTGAAAATCCATTATATAAGAATCCTTTAATTTCACGAACTAAACAAGTGATAACTATTAGCATTGCAGTTGTCATGAATCCTCCTTGCCTTTGGTTTTGCCTTGTGTTATGACGTAAGTATGCCATTTAAAAATTCCCTTGTCCACGGCCTGAGAGTATATAACTATGTATTTACCCCTTAAAGATTGAGATTTAGAAAAGAAGCATGTGACAACCGTGGTATGTACCATAATATCAGCTATAGAAGGGATATACATTATATTTGAAGTTTCAGTCCCTTTTTGTGATGTCATTTATTTTTGCAAGAATATATGTGAGGTACATCTTTGGGACTTATGTAACGCTGTTCACTTCCTAGTTCCTACTATTctacttctttttataaatctgagCATGGTTTCCTAAATGTTTCATAACCATGATATTttgtttttgaaataaaaaatttgTCCACATCAACCATCTGTTTGTTGCCTTTTAATTTCATGCTCTATTCATCTTTCAACACAATTTTAATGCAATTTTTTACTTGTTTAAGTTCCTTTACTTTTTGTGTCATTGGCCCTTCATGGATTAATTGGGCTTTCATGGAATCATTGTACATCTCTCCTTATGGGGACTAATCTGGTCTACAATTTGTTAATCTTTACCAAACAATTTATCTGCTAATGGTTAGCTTTAAAATACCAATATGTTGTACAGATGATGTGGCCATCCTCATTTGCAACTGACTTGTCATCATTATAAATAATGTAATCATTAGAGTACATGCGATTTCATGTTGACATATAAGTATGATAAAAAAAGGTTCTATGGCTTTAGTTATATGATCAGTTAGTCATAAGATGCTCGTCATAATAAATCACCTTGCAGTGTACAAAACTAAAAAGTAGAATGTAATGTATTCACATGGCATATTGTTTCTCTTTTAAAGTttgttattaaattatttattcacCACATTTAATATGTAGGTCTTGTATGGACTGGAGTATTCACATGCATTGATGCATCTCAAAACAGTGGTAGCTGAATCGTTGGTATTGAGTCACTCCAACTGGGGCCCTATGGTGAAATATTCAGATGTCATTGGTTCAGTGATAAACCCATCACAGGACTGTACAACAGAGAAAGATCAAATTAGGTCACTAAATGGTTCCATTACTAATGCTGGATTCACTAGTGGCAGAGATGAGAAAAAGATCCTTAAGTTTGGTAATGGCCGAAGAATGGAAAATGGTACCTGCTTCGAACTTGGAGGACTGACATGGAGTATCCCATCAGATCACAAGATAGAGGACTACTTATTATTCTGGATTGGACCCGAGAATTCTGCATTTACCAATGTTGTGCTTACATTCAATAACTGTGAAATAAGTAAGTAAAATTCTGTAAATGTTTGATATATTTCTTTTAACTAATTGTCAGATTATGAATCTTTTTCTGTTTAAAGCTAAAATTCTAGGAATTTTAACTTGAATTTAGGATGTTTGGATACTTCAATTGTTGCCAATAATTGACCTTTTAATAGTTAGTGCCATTTCATTTGATTTGCAATTATAATTATGTTGATTGAGACTCATACTCAATTTGGTTGCTATTTAAAGGATATGGTTgttatttgaaaatactcttttccCTGTTCGAGTACTGACTTTTCTGTAACATTATTGTTACTTTTAGATGGAGGTTATGTCTTGTGCATTTATTGGATTATTTGCATGTCAATTACCTACAAGCACTTGAAGTTTTAGTGTAAAAGAATTTCTATCAAATTTGCCATTGAATTAAATTGTCGGTGTTTCATACTTAATGGAAGTCATTCTTTTATCTATTTACTCATTAGGACAAGAGCTGTAAGAGCTTGCTGCATTTCTTGTCAATAGTTATTAACAGATGGCTAAATAATGCTTCAAAGGCTTAATATTTTGATTGTGAAAAATTTACCATAGCCAAGATAGCCCTCTTTCATTCAAGGAAATATTAGTTGCCAAGATGATATATTCTTGCTCTTTGGGTTACTTTGGAGTTCTGATCTCATTAATATTTAGTACTTGATATACCATATGATGATGACCAGCAGAAATGGCAGTACGAAAAAGCTGAAGGGACACTGAATTGCTAATATTTGTTGGAGCCTTGGTGTGAGGTGCAACATGGGCTGCACTTAATGTAAAACTGGATGAAAGCATGTCAATTGCTGTAGCAGTAGAGCAAGAAGAGAACGAAAGAAGAAAAATAGAAAGGGACTGATGGCTTAACAGAGTAATGAATGGTGTTGATGATGGCAGGGTTGGTGGTAGATATTGGATGTACTGATTAATATGTGAGAAAAACAATTCAGATCAACTGCTTACAGCTGATTTTGCCATGATCAAGCTGTATCAGTTAACTCTAATTGACATTGACATTTGACTTATGCATATGTCTTCTTcgtatcttttattttattatctttttggaTGAGGAAGGGAAGAGGTGGCATCTAATTTATTATTCACATATCATCATTGTTAGTGGTGATATCTAAATCAGGACTATGACTCATTGCTTCAGGACGAGGGAGGGCTGGTTCAATATATTGTGAATTCCCTAATTTTTCTTCAAAAGACGCATAAGCAGGGGTGATACCCTGGCCTCTCCCAAACCCCAGCAATGGTCTTCCCAACCTCTCCCTCAAACTCCCGACCACAACAAATAGGAAAAGGACAACTTAGTAAATCTATATCTTTATATAAAGAAAAACATGAAGCAGCTCGTGGATTGTTTCAAATCAGAACTGAGCTGCACTTTTAAAAATCACCAAGCTAGAATATTTACAATAGATCTGAGCTACTTCAGAAAAATTGAACTTGGATATAAGTTGAAGTCAGGatgtcttattttttattttcaggtagaTTAGAATACAGGCCAAGACAATGACTAATTTAGTTTAAATTCTTGGTGGTAATTTAGCATAAATGTTTCTTTGCAAGGAACTGAATTTAGGGTACCAAACACATACAAGGTTGGGTCTGGATCAGTATGGTCCTCTTTGTACTGGCATAGACACATGATATGTGGAGATGTTCTTTGGTGTATAAAAAAGGCAAGAAAACCtgcaaaaaaacataaaaaacctAATCTTAGGTTTCTTTCTCACCTAAGCTTGGCAAATACATTCAGAATTGATAACAATAAAGTGATTTCAATCTTGAAAACAATAAAATAccaaattaaaacatatatcgGATAAGGAtaaaaaacaatatctaaaaaatACATGTATATGGGAAAGAGTTTTAAttaataaacatgcataataaatTTAATGTAAAACTAAAAGATGTACCTGCTCCTACCAAAATGATTGATGTGAGTCCATGGCAGGTTGATCAGGATCCTCGATACGATGAAACTGTAGATAGATACTGTATGTCTGCAATGCTCGTGATATTAGTAAGCAGTGTACAGCTTAAGCAATGACGTGATAGCGCTTCTCCCTTACTTTTATTTTGTTTGTTAAAATGTTAATTCAGTGGATCAAATTCACTTGATCTTACCATTCATTGTTACTCCTATTCTCAATTATTCGGCAATTTCAGTCCAAAATTTGGTTTTCACCATCATGCTTTGATGTTGCTCCTTAAGCACGCCTTTCTTGACTTCTGTCCATACCCAGGTACATAACTTGGTTGAATCCATAATGTCCCAACTCTGTGGGGTGCCTTTTACACTACTGACAAAAACAAAATTGGTTTAACAGATTAGGGACAGCTTATGCTACATGAGTTTGGCCTTCACTGAAAACAGGActaattgaatattttatttgtgcaattaatTTTGTTGTAAGTTTTGTCTAGGACTCTTTACATTAAGAACCTCAAGTGAAGGCAATTAAGCTTGTATACATAACAAAAAGGAAAGCTAATTGTTATCCTTCTGTTATGTATCTTTGGTAGCTTATCCATCCTCGGTATTTATCTTTGTTGCAAGTGCCACTGGTAGTCTTGATTTCAGTAGAGATGTGTCAGAAGTTTACTTAAGGAGTTGGACCATTTTCATGCATGACTTCTTGTCTAGTATAGATAAATCCATCCTTCTGCTGTATATCTGTGTTCATTGCAAGTGCCGATAGCAATCTCAATTTGATATTTGTGTCAAAAATTTACTCTCATGACCACTTAGCTAGTAGTGATGCTATTTTGCAAGTTTGATAAGTAAACTCTTTTAACTGATGCACTATGATTTATCATATCAGTGAACTGCAATGCTGTGGTAAAATGATGCTAGTGGACCACTGTAATCACCTTATTGCAAGGATACAAATATGTGTGACTCACTTCAGAATGTCAAGGTGGAACAAAAGTTATCTCACTACTTGAATTTGAGAATTTAACATGGAAGAGCAAGCAAACTTTTAGACATGTTGTGAATGCATGCATTAAAGAGTCTCTTATTCTTGTTATGATTTAACTTTTTTTAACATGATAAAGATGCTGATAACATTGAAAATTACATAATGATATCATTTTTCTTGAGGATATTTGGAAATGCAAATTGAAGTTTTAAATACTGCACATTTGTTTCTGTTctgagttttttattttattcagtCAGGTATGATGCTGATGAAAGACGCTTGCTGGAGGACACCTCTTGTCAGAGAAGAATTCTCAAGCGTAGGTACTAAATGTGCATCGGGCATATGTTTTTACATCACATGTCTCATGGACAACTGACCTGGATTAACTGCCCATGTATGCATAAATTCATGTAGATATTACCTTGTGGAGAAAGCAAAGGATGCAAACATTGTTGGCATATTGGTTGGCACTTTAGGTTGTGGTACGTTCATAGCAGATTTTTATTTTGTATATGAACCATTTTGGCATTTTATTTAAAGTTCAGCATCTCTACACTATCTCTGGCATAAATTAGTCCTTTACGTTGCACCTTATTAGTCATGTGCTGAACTAAAAATAATTTGCAATGACTACTTTGTGAATTTACATTAATCAAGGCTTGATTTTTGTAAATCAAGTTAGTAGAAGAGAGCTAGGCTAGGGTTATAAGAGAAACCATAAACCCTAACCTAATTACATGAAATTAGATTAGAGATTAGGTTCAAACTTACCTGGATTTGAagagaattaaaataaaatatcttcttcttGAGCAAGTAGTTCTATTTTAGATGTTCTGGAGTGATTTAGGAGAGTTTTGAGGGGGATTAAAAGGgaatgagagtgagagagagggcGCATGAGAAGGAGagtagaggagaaagagagaggactGGTTTGATATGAACCAGCCAAAGAGACCTCAATTGGTCTCTTTCGCTTGAGGTACGACTAGTCGGGTGGGCTTATCACTTGGCAGTATAGTCAAAGGTGCTAGGCGTTAAAAGGCAATAAGGTGTCAAAATGCCTGAGGTGCTAGGTGCTTGCCCGAACTCTAAATGATGACATGCACTTGCTACTAttgaaattttttaaagaaatatgtaattattgaGAAATATGATcagtaaatttaaaataaaacatcaagTTACATTAATTCAAAGTACCATAGTATTACATTgtccaaatataataataaaaatgataaaataaaacaaGATTAATATCAATGATCATTCATTATCCTCAACAATCTCAATCTTGTCATCATCTTGCTGTTCAGTTGATTTGTATCCCTGAGGAGCTATTGGGAGTTGCTGCCAATTGGTAGGGGAGCAGGGAGCTATTGAGGAGGATTGAGATGGGGGTATCAATTGGAAGGGAGTAGGGAGCTATCAGGGAGTTGATGGGAGCGGGAGCTATCGGAGGAGGGTGGGTCAACTATCAGCTAGGACGGGAGGAGGAAGGAGGGCGGAGAGAAGGGAGTTATTGGGGAGGAGGtaggggaggaaggagaggggGCTGTCGGGGTTCGAGGAGGCTCGATGCGGAAGAGTAGGATGAGGGAGAAGTGGGCTATGTCGGGGTCTGGGGATGCTCAACGCAGAAGGGTAGGAGGAGAAGAGAGTAGGAGGCTGTCGGGGTTCGGGGAGGCTCAACATGAGGGGGAGGGGAAGGAGAGAGAGTTACTGCAAGAAGAAGAGCCCATCGGAGATCCACTCAATGCATAGAAGCCTCTCACTATAGGTTGACTATGTCATTCGTCGTTGGAGGGGAaggtgctgctgctgcttgctGTTGGAAAAGAAGACGTTGTCGCTGATTAGGTTTTCCGAGGGAAAGAAATAGAGTTTCGTGCATGTGCGTGAGGAGAGTGGGCGAGGGGGGACGGAATTGCGCTCACGCTGATATGGTGCGGGGGGAAGGTATTGGGCTCATGCTGACATGGTTCCATTGAACCAGAATCAGCGGATCATGGCGAATTTGGTTTGTTTCAGGTTCTAGTCAACTGGATTTGGTTCAGGATTGTGTCTGAACCGCCGACACCTAGGTTGTCCCCAGTTGATGGTGCCTGCTTGGACCTATTACTAGGCACTTGGGCCTCGCTTTGCTCGGGCATCTAGGCGAGCACCCAATTATTTTCCTTCTGCTTGGTAAGCTCCATTTACAGGGTTATTGAATGGTAATCCCTGTCTTGGTCTTGGACCTGATTGGGCTTGTTTTGCTTCCTGACTGCTGGTCAGACCATCAGATACACACCCATGTTATACCGGGTCTGGAGAGTAATGCAAACACTTCAGTTTCTCTTTGGCTTTGAGTTCTGAAATCCTTGAAGCTTTATATTCAGTCTTTTTCTGTTTCTGGTTTCTAATTTGCCAAGTTAATTCTTGTTAAAAGCATATGGTCAATTTTGTCTGCTCCATACAGCTGGTTATCTTAGTATCATCCAACAAATGAAAGAACTGATTAAGGGGGCTGGAAAGAAGTCCTATACACTAGTAATGGGAAGACCAAATTCTGCCAAACTCGCAAACTTTCCCGAGGTAGTAATTCCTCACAAACTGCAAGTTTCTTCTGTTAAATTGTTTAGGTTGAATTATCTGATCATGTATCCTGGGCCAGTGTGATGTTTTTGTCTATGTCTCTTGTGCCCAAACCGCATTGCTGGACAGCAAAGAATTTTTAGCTCCAATCATCACTCCTTTTGAAGCTGCATTAGCTTTTGGCAGGTAAGTTGACATGCACTGTCACAAACTGCCATGCACTCACTACCTTTTGTTGATAAAGAAATGTATTCATTcatttttgttattatctttaaattgattttatattttaagatgATTAAATATGGTTAACTCTTTCTCCCAGAGAGTAAAATTTCATGGTTTTTTACCCAAATTTATTTTGATACCATGGTGTTTAGGTAGCCAACTTAGACCTCAAAGTGATTTGCATATTTTCACCAAACAACTATGTCATCATACTGGGTGTTCTAATGTCTGAACTTTTAACTTTTCTAACTTTTCATTACGGACTGATGCCTGTGATGCAAACCctgttcctaattttttgtatgaaTGCACTGGCAGTGTCATTGACAGCTGTGAACATGTATTCATGGTTGGTTGTCTATCCCTGCATCCTTGCTCCACAAATATGCAATTTGGCCACTGAATTATTTTGTTAGATTGGTGTACCATTCTTCTTTTCCTGCACATCTGATCAGAAGAAAAGGTTTCTGAATGACTTTTTCCAACTTTTAGGGGAAGACAGTGGACAGGAGAATATGTTTTAAATTTCCACGATCTGATGGTTTCTAGTGGACCAGAAGCTGTCAGTGGCACCGAAGAAGCTCGGTTTTCCTTTATCAAAGGTGGTTATATGGAAGATATTCAGCCTGAAGGTATTTTCAATGTGTTTTAACATGATACTTTCTCTTTATTTGTTCATCATCTGTCTCCTTGTAGAGTAAATTTCCTCCTTGTGCACTGAGTTTTATTTAGTAATTTATGATAACAAACAGGCTACAGTCAGCCTTGTGATTTATCAAACTATGGTTGATCTTTACTATTGATGGCTGGATGGATAAATACACCGTTGTTGGAGTTTGTGAATGAACTTGATCTTTAGTATGTGAAAACGAATCACTTGCTGCCATGGGCCACTTGCAAAATCATAGAGACATGAGATGCATCATCTTCTGGAACCAAATGCTATACCTCCGAGATTGGAGAGTTAATGGGAACTATTGGAAATTTATCTAAAATGATCCCAATAGATTTTTACTTCAAGAATATATGCAGCTTCTCATGCATCCATTCTAAAATTAAGGATGATTATTCCTTGATTGCATTTGACAAGTTCCTTGTCATTCTTAGCagacaatatgtcatcaatatattGAGATAAAAGTTATAAATTTTCTGTTAAGTGCTAGGCACACTGCATCTGGCAAATTGAAGTGTCCCATTGCTACTAGGTTGGCATCTAACATTTCAGAAGTTGTATCTTAAAGTTATTCAAAAACCATGGTTTATAGCCTTAGGTGAATATTAAATTCTGATTCTCTGATTATTCATGTAAATGTGTGGGATCATTATTGTATAGTGCCTGATGAAGGAAGATATTGCTCAAAATTAACAAGATCAAGAAGTTTATTGTACTTAGAAAGCAAAGGATTCCACATGCAGTGGAATTTTGATGAGCTAAATGGTCGAAGATCTCATCATTAAGTGCGACCAGCTTTCTTCTAATGTCATGCGGGCACATCCGAACGTAAATTTTGCAGGTATTGCTGGGATCAATCTTAGGAAATTGATATGagtttgatacgaaatcaagtttttcaatcatATGATCATGTGACAACTGAAAGAGATGCCCAATATGATAAGGCAGTTGAGAGCTGAGAGAGATGTCCCATATATAAGGGAGCTAAGTTGGTCATGCCTTCACCAGTAAGCAGCAAGTCCTAGCAGTTATTCAATTTCTTCCTATCAGTTGATGTGCATGACCTTTTCCGATGTGGCTGTATATGTGAAACTGGAAGATGCATTTTAGATCTACATTCAAGTGTAATTTCTTAAGGAGGTATGGACATGCTAAAGAGACCTAGATATAGTATAGCTCTGTAGCATTCCTGTAATTTCTTAGCATACTTCTGTAACATTCCTTCTTAAGTATAGCTCTCCAGTTAGTTTATAATCAGAATAATGCCAGAAGAGGGGAGAGTTAATCATTGATGATTAGAAGATTTCTTGAGATAACTATGCAATCCTTCTGTGCAAGTATCCAATCCTTCTGCCACAGTACATCTTGAAACATTGACTTATAGCTGACATCTAATTATATAGCTTCTTTTGATGCTGACAATCTTTTAATATTTCTTGTTTTATTGGCTCTTTTTAAACAGTGAGATTGTTCAGCATTTCCACTGGGAAATTGAATTCACATTTGGTCTGTAATTCATGCCAATTTTCTATTGATGCAATCTTTTATGGTATCTTTTTGATACTTTTTGGTCAAACGCTAGTGCTACTGAACTTATGTTTCATAGTTAATTTGATAATTGAGAACTGATCATTTTAACAGAAAATGGTGAACATGAGGAAAGGTCCCTTGCATTGGCAGAGACCACTGAGAAGGCACTAAATTTGCAAAGCCAGCATCCTAATACTATTATGTTCAAAGGAGCTGCTAGATCTGGGTCGGAATTTTTTGCAGCTCGTTCCTACCAGGGTCTCAACAGGCAATATGAAAACCTGGCTCCTCAATCCTATGTGATAGGCAGGTCCGGCAGGGCATCAGGTTATGCAGATGAGAAAATGCAAGCAAAAGAATCACCCGGTGCTGCTATATGACATGCTTAATATGGTAGCAGTTGGTCTATTGTGCATATTCTGCGCGAGTAAAGCATTCACATGGTGCTATTTTATGATATGCTGTTTATGGGATACTGATCATGGATATATGCCAAGGGATGACACATCAAAAGACTATGGATATACTGATTAGGCACGACAGCTTCAAAAATGAATTGAGATTTGCCAGCCAGATTGGACATTGAGTTGAGTTGTCTCCACTGAATAATTAGTTTTGTTAGTGATGTTTTGTTTACATTTTTGTAGATGTAGCCATATTTAAATATGTTAATCTCATGGTCAGGGTGTTGTTCTTAATCCATTTGTTGACTGCCCTTGGCCTGCTTTCTTTTGATTTGGGTGCTGCGGAATCTTGTTATTTTGTTTCGACCAGTGAACATGTTTTCATTTCTTCctagaagttttgtttacatgttttcatttcatatttgttGGCTATGGTGTTGCAGATGTGCATCACTCGATGTTCATGTAGTATATTGGGCGATTTCCTAGGTGACAGTTGGTAGAGGATAAAATGAACCATCTCAGAGACTCAACATATCGAGACCTTCACTTAGCAGTGGAAGGTCGTCATTTCTAGCATGTTCGTTACGATATGTAACCACAAAGTGGCCAGTTGAGTTAGGGTAAAAACATgttttctcattttgtttctctctCTTTGGCACCTATTTTTTCCACATCACTAACATGATTGATTAGAGATTGATTTAGACATCGGAGGGACCGAGTTAGACTATCTTCGACATTGGTCTTCTATAAGGTCTCGGGTGACATGTTGGGAGATTAGGCAATATCCATATTCTTATGACATATTTTACTCGTACCTATCATCTTTGACTTCTAGAGATAACATGCGTCGCACATTGTTTGGCTCGAATAAGCTTGTCGGGCAACCAACCATGAAGTTAGTACTATGAAAAACTCTAAAATTAGGATaagtatatattatttttcttagttagCGACTTTTAGTATCTTagtttttatactttaaaaaattacattgataTCTTTATAGTaataaaagtgaaatatctaagtCCATTTATTCTAATGTCATGAGTTTTATTaacgaaaataaaaaataaatggtaaaaaaataatttaatatttcagTTAGTGGTGATAGATAAAAACGTTGTTAGGAGTTGCGGGTGGCTATTATGAATGAAGAGAGTACTGGCGAGAGGtgagtattgcccaatcggcatattaTCTTCCCATAATATCCGATCTCCATAGTgtaatgttcgatcttcttggcccgatgtcccaactcatggcacgaagccttctaccgacacatcgaccgatccttcaaccCGAAATCTAATCTCCTAACATATTCCACTTCGGCCCAATATTGATTCtttttactttaattgtctcttcatgatcgaagttagtcttacatcacttaaaacgcagattagatcataaactctattaattgatttcatcatcaaaatccaagattcaacaatctccccatttttgatgatgacaactaatttatAACGAAGTTTAAACCAAACTCTCCCTAGCAATATGCCACGGCACCGTTGTCCACTACTACCGACGTCGTCCGTCACcatcaattaaaaatatttaaattatatttttactatttatttttatatttttattaataaaatcgacAATGTTAGGATAAATGAGCCTAGATGTTTCATCAGTGTAATTTTGTAAAGTACATGAATCAAATACTAAATACTAAAGATAGCTAACtacagataatatataattagctccctAAACCATCGTTTCTATGTTTCCTATGTAAAGATAACAAACTATCcttgtatgatacaaactttcttTTATATTACAGTAGTTTCGAATGGAGTTGTAATGTGTCTCCGTTGAGACGTGTTGGTGTAACAGAAATTTTGTTTGATGTGCATTTGTGATAATCATGTACGCTATTTGTTGTAatagaatttataattttttttaaatagacaTGTAAAGTTTTCTATTTATAGTATTGTAAGATAGAGTTATAatgcttttgatactgaacttaaaACGTTGCAAATGGATATTATCATTCAGATATTATAAAGATTTCTATGATATTTTGATCTAAATTTGATATAAAGTGGGAAAATTTAGAAATTTCATGCTTGGTtttgaaatatattaaaatagtTATGGTTAGTTGGATTTTTCTATAGCTCTGATAAAAGAATATAGCTCTTTAATGTTTAGAAATCTTTCGATTTTTCTAAAACACCTTTAATGTTTGAAATCATGGCTTGTATATCCCTCAATCTTCTATAGCTCTTTAATGTTTAGAAATCTTTCGATTTTTCTAAAACACCTTTAATGTTTGAAATCATGGCTTGTATATCCCTCAATCTTCTCATTTGGATAGCATTGTCGATCATCGCTTTCTACTCATCCTGGCCACCTT is a window from the Musa acuminata AAA Group cultivar baxijiao chromosome BXJ2-1, Cavendish_Baxijiao_AAA, whole genome shotgun sequence genome containing:
- the LOC135598419 gene encoding uncharacterized protein LOC135598419, encoding MDFDLNYEISRTVDYLRAGNFTRVALQFPDELLKDSPRVAKALRSELGAGVRLFVMADAAYGSCCVDEIGASHVDADCVVHYGHACMSPTSTLPAMFVFGKASIDIKDCADLIGHCLSSTNKPILVLYGLEYSHALMHLKTVVAESLVLSHSNWGPMVKYSDVIGSVINPSQDCTTEKDQIRSLNGSITNAGFTSGRDEKKILKFGNGRRMENGTCFELGGLTWSIPSDHKIEDYLLFWIGPENSAFTNVVLTFNNCEIIRYDADERRLLEDTSCQRRILKRRYYLVEKAKDANIVGILVGTLGCAGYLSIIQQMKELIKGAGKKSYTLVMGRPNSAKLANFPECDVFVYVSCAQTALLDSKEFLAPIITPFEAALAFGRGRQWTGEYVLNFHDLMVSSGPEAVSGTEEARFSFIKGGYMEDIQPEENGEHEERSLALAETTEKALNLQSQHPNTIMFKGAARSGSEFFAARSYQGLNRQYENLAPQSYVIGRSGRASGYADEKMQAKESPGAAI